Proteins encoded within one genomic window of Bradyrhizobium sp. CB1717:
- a CDS encoding XRE family transcriptional regulator: MGRKLDDIIAALPRDQQEQIEARFQNLREEVEGLRELRQIAGKAQEDIATALNIKQPSVSKIEKQTDMYLSTLRSYVEAIGGKLELTVKLPARPAFRLQKLGDIGVKTGTTVHTAARRRKQAGA; this comes from the coding sequence ATGGGTCGGAAACTGGATGATATCATCGCTGCGCTGCCCCGCGACCAGCAGGAGCAGATCGAGGCGCGTTTTCAGAACCTCCGGGAAGAGGTCGAGGGGCTGCGCGAGCTGCGCCAGATCGCCGGCAAGGCGCAAGAGGACATCGCAACCGCGCTCAACATCAAGCAGCCCTCCGTGTCGAAGATCGAGAAACAGACCGATATGTATCTGTCGACGCTACGAAGCTATGTCGAGGCTATTGGTGGAAAGCTTGAACTGACGGTGAAGCTTCCTGCGCGGCCTGCGTTTCGCCTCCAGAAACTCGGCGACATCGGCGTTAAGACGGGGACGACAGTTCACACAGCCGCTCGACGTCGCAAACAGGCCGGCGCGTGA
- a CDS encoding DUF5131 family protein has product MAETQIEWTDATWNPVAGCSIVTAGCTHCYAMEMARRLEAMGVEKYAKLTRKTGKRTVWNGVVREDREALSIPLRWRKSRKIFVNSMSDLFHERVSDAFISDVWQVMRETPHHHYQILTKRPERMAKLVANRIGEILPSVWLGTSIENADVVERIGHLRQAPAAIRFISFEPLIGAVGPVDLRDIDWAIVGGESGKSARPIREEWIDEIHLQCLSAGTAFFFKQWGTWGKDNKKRSKKANGREYRGRTWDEMPTVPSAIP; this is encoded by the coding sequence ATGGCTGAAACTCAGATCGAGTGGACGGATGCCACTTGGAATCCAGTCGCCGGCTGCTCGATCGTCACCGCCGGTTGCACTCATTGCTATGCCATGGAAATGGCGCGGCGCCTCGAGGCTATGGGTGTGGAGAAATATGCCAAGCTCACTCGCAAAACCGGGAAGCGCACGGTCTGGAACGGTGTCGTGCGGGAGGACCGCGAAGCGCTTTCGATTCCGCTCCGTTGGCGCAAGTCCCGCAAGATATTCGTAAACTCGATGAGCGACCTCTTCCATGAACGGGTGAGCGACGCCTTCATCAGCGACGTCTGGCAGGTCATGCGTGAGACGCCCCATCATCACTACCAGATTCTCACGAAACGTCCCGAGCGCATGGCTAAGCTGGTGGCCAATCGCATTGGCGAGATCTTGCCGAGTGTCTGGCTCGGCACCAGTATTGAGAACGCGGATGTGGTCGAACGCATAGGACACCTGCGCCAGGCACCGGCGGCCATACGGTTCATCTCCTTCGAGCCTCTTATTGGCGCCGTCGGTCCTGTCGACCTTCGCGATATCGATTGGGCGATCGTCGGCGGCGAGAGCGGGAAATCAGCTCGGCCTATCCGTGAGGAATGGATCGACGAAATACATCTGCAATGCTTGTCAGCAGGAACAGCCTTCTTTTTTAAGCAGTGGGGCACCTGGGGCAAAGACAATAAAAAGCGCTCAAAAAAAGCAAACGGACGCGAGTATCGGGGACGTACGTGGGATGAGATGCCCACCGTTCCCAGCGCTATTCCTTAA
- a CDS encoding transposase, with protein sequence MMGRLKSDQGQLFYEFRLGDAVPEDHLVRKIDAALDLSWLRGELASHYTSMGRPSIDPELMIRMLIAGYVFAIRSERLICREVKVNLAYRYEPTGDVYHCPGGKRLATSGTVHEGKTLLYRANKLDCDGCPLKPQCCPKEPSRKIPRDIHEHARDVARALAGTEGFELSRRQRKKIEMRFAHLKRILKLGRLRLRGPRGAQDEFVLAAIAQNLRRFASLVARPPPAQALRIA encoded by the coding sequence ATGATGGGCCGTCTGAAGAGTGACCAAGGTCAACTGTTCTACGAGTTTCGCCTTGGCGACGCGGTTCCTGAAGATCATCTGGTGCGGAAGATCGATGCTGCTCTCGATCTGTCCTGGCTTCGCGGTGAACTAGCATCTCACTATACATCGATGGGGCGCCCGTCGATCGATCCGGAGCTGATGATCCGGATGCTGATCGCGGGGTATGTCTTTGCGATCCGCTCGGAACGGCTGATCTGCCGTGAAGTGAAGGTGAATCTCGCCTATCGATACGAGCCGACCGGCGACGTCTACCACTGCCCGGGTGGCAAGCGGCTTGCGACGAGCGGTACCGTGCACGAGGGCAAGACCCTTCTGTATCGTGCAAACAAGCTCGACTGCGATGGATGCCCGCTCAAACCGCAGTGCTGCCCAAAAGAACCATCACGCAAGATCCCGCGCGATATCCATGAGCATGCCCGAGACGTTGCCCGGGCGCTCGCAGGCACCGAGGGCTTCGAGCTGTCTCGGCGTCAGCGCAAGAAGATCGAGATGCGGTTCGCACACTTGAAGCGCATCCTGAAGCTTGGTCGGCTCCGACTGCGTGGTCCGCGAGGTGCCCAGGATGAGTTTGTTCTAGCGGCCATCGCCCAGAACCTGAGGCGGTTTGCATCGCTGGTCGCGCGACCGCCACCGGCTCAGGCGCTGCGCATCGCGTAG
- a CDS encoding type II toxin-antitoxin system RelE/ParE family toxin: protein MIWDVRLHGAFEAEFLTFVREVQMELLAVAKLLAEYGPQLGRPYVDTLKGSKHANMKEMRFSAAEGEWRAAFAFDPERKAIVLVAGDKSGGSQKRFYKQLIAKADNRFSEHLESLKSGKEG from the coding sequence ATGATTTGGGACGTCAGATTGCATGGTGCCTTCGAGGCGGAGTTTCTAACATTTGTTCGCGAAGTCCAGATGGAGTTGCTAGCCGTCGCCAAACTGCTCGCCGAATACGGCCCGCAGCTCGGTCGACCCTACGTCGATACGCTCAAGGGCTCGAAACACGCCAACATGAAGGAGATGCGCTTCTCAGCTGCCGAAGGCGAATGGCGTGCTGCCTTCGCTTTCGACCCGGAACGGAAGGCCATCGTTCTGGTCGCAGGCGATAAATCCGGCGGTAGCCAGAAGCGCTTCTATAAGCAGCTTATCGCAAAGGCGGATAATCGGTTTTCCGAACATCTGGAAAGCCTGAAATCCGGAAAGGAGGGATAA
- the tcmP gene encoding three-Cys-motif partner protein TcmP: MRVEYLNEFFEAAYPQIKTLLEQGRYRSVIFNLDQGGDSHVERDTLLDIMHSYPAAEIFYTFMISSLLAFLQKNQPEQLRTRLAHLGLTSASIDALNSLMSKNDWLGTAEKIVFDAFRLCAPYVSPFSINNPGGWRYWLIHFANAYRARQVYNNILHDNASLQAHFGRSGLNMLSYDPRHDEGMLYLFDAKGRASAKDQLLGDIPRLVTESGDAMSVIDFYESIYNVTPAHAEDVHAAIIENPDLEVITPAGGERRKANTIGVNDVIKVKTQRSFFPMFLNAAAKKKGSEE, encoded by the coding sequence TTGCGCGTCGAGTATTTGAACGAGTTTTTCGAGGCCGCATACCCGCAGATCAAGACGCTACTTGAACAAGGGCGGTATCGGAGCGTCATCTTCAACCTGGATCAAGGCGGCGACAGTCATGTCGAGAGGGATACGCTCCTCGACATCATGCACTCCTATCCCGCTGCAGAAATCTTCTACACTTTTATGATCAGTTCGCTGCTCGCTTTCCTGCAGAAAAACCAGCCGGAACAGCTGAGAACACGACTTGCTCATCTTGGGCTGACGAGCGCGAGCATCGATGCGCTCAATAGCTTGATGAGCAAGAACGATTGGCTGGGAACTGCAGAGAAGATTGTCTTCGACGCCTTTCGCCTATGCGCGCCCTACGTCAGTCCCTTCTCGATCAACAATCCAGGCGGATGGAGGTATTGGTTGATCCACTTCGCCAACGCCTATCGGGCACGGCAGGTCTACAACAACATCCTTCATGACAATGCGAGCCTCCAGGCGCATTTCGGTCGCTCGGGCCTCAATATGCTGTCCTATGACCCCAGGCACGATGAGGGAATGCTCTACTTGTTCGACGCTAAAGGTCGAGCGTCCGCAAAGGACCAACTCTTGGGAGACATTCCACGCCTCGTGACGGAATCCGGCGATGCCATGTCCGTAATCGACTTCTACGAGAGCATCTACAACGTCACCCCTGCGCATGCAGAGGATGTTCATGCGGCGATCATCGAGAATCCGGATTTGGAGGTAATCACTCCAGCCGGCGGCGAGAGGAGGAAGGCAAATACGATCGGCGTCAACGATGTCATCAAGGTGAAAACGCAGCGAAGCTTCTTTCCGATGTTTCTGAACGCGGCGGCGAAAAAGAAAGGCAGCGAGGAGTGA
- the map gene encoding type I methionyl aminopeptidase: MSYVEATDTSLRKTGQIKLHGPAAFAGMRKAGALVAKCLDELTDIVGPGVPTSKIDEFVRDFAFSHGAYPATLMYRGYRYSTCTSLNHVVCHGMPGDRPLKEGDIVNIDVTFIVDGWYGDSSRMYAVGPIARKAERLIEVTYEAMMRGIAAVKPGATTGDIGHAIQSFVEPQGMSVVRDFCGHGLGRMFHDEPNIIHIGRPGEGVQLKPGMFFTIEPMINLGKPHVKILSDGWTAVTRDRSLSAQFEHSVGVTATGVEIFTLSERHGEKQIG; encoded by the coding sequence ATGAGCTACGTCGAAGCCACCGATACCTCCCTGCGCAAGACCGGACAGATCAAGCTGCATGGGCCCGCCGCCTTTGCCGGCATGCGCAAGGCCGGCGCGCTGGTGGCCAAGTGTCTCGACGAGCTCACCGACATCGTCGGGCCGGGCGTGCCGACCTCGAAGATCGACGAATTCGTCCGCGACTTCGCTTTCAGCCATGGCGCCTATCCGGCGACGCTGATGTATCGCGGCTATCGCTACTCGACCTGCACCTCGCTCAACCACGTCGTCTGCCACGGCATGCCCGGCGACCGTCCGCTGAAGGAAGGCGACATCGTCAACATCGACGTCACCTTCATCGTCGATGGCTGGTACGGCGATTCCAGCCGGATGTATGCGGTCGGCCCGATCGCGCGCAAGGCCGAGCGGCTGATCGAGGTGACGTATGAAGCGATGATGCGCGGCATCGCCGCCGTGAAGCCCGGCGCCACCACCGGCGATATCGGCCACGCCATCCAGAGCTTCGTCGAGCCGCAAGGCATGAGCGTGGTGCGCGATTTCTGCGGCCATGGCCTCGGGCGCATGTTCCACGACGAGCCGAACATCATCCATATCGGCCGGCCCGGCGAAGGCGTGCAGCTCAAGCCCGGCATGTTCTTCACCATCGAGCCGATGATCAATCTCGGCAAACCGCATGTGAAGATTCTCTCCGACGGCTGGACCGCGGTCACCCGGGACCGTTCGCTGTCGGCCCAGTTCGAGCACTCCGTCGGCGTCACCGCGACCGGTGTCGAGATCTTCACGCTGTCCGAGCGGCACGGCGAGAAGCAGATCGGGTGA
- a CDS encoding restriction endonuclease codes for MTARPRQDPEWREFERLVARIEADAGPTGMVVKSPDRIKCRVTGRLREVDASIRTRAGTSELLITVECRRRSKKQDVTWIEQLAAKRQAIGADRTIAVSASGFSPEAEAVALQHGISLRRASEFSVADINQLLKLDFVIFWQILLQKSAATDLAVGPFVDSRALKRWP; via the coding sequence GTGACTGCGCGACCCCGCCAAGATCCCGAATGGCGCGAGTTCGAGCGTTTGGTTGCGCGGATCGAGGCCGACGCCGGCCCGACCGGCATGGTCGTAAAGTCCCCCGACCGGATCAAATGCAGGGTCACGGGCCGGCTTCGCGAGGTCGACGCGAGCATCCGCACCAGAGCCGGGACTTCGGAGCTCCTCATCACGGTAGAGTGTCGGCGGAGAAGCAAGAAACAGGATGTCACCTGGATCGAACAGCTGGCGGCCAAACGCCAAGCAATCGGCGCAGACCGCACCATAGCAGTCAGTGCATCAGGTTTTTCGCCCGAGGCCGAAGCCGTAGCACTGCAGCATGGCATTTCGCTTCGGCGGGCGTCGGAATTCTCAGTCGCAGATATCAATCAGCTCTTGAAGCTGGATTTCGTGATCTTCTGGCAGATTTTGTTGCAAAAGTCGGCTGCAACGGATTTGGCCGTTGGGCCTTTCGTTGATAGCCGCGCTCTGAAGCGCTGGCCCTGA
- a CDS encoding site-specific integrase, translated as MPSLTDGEIRRALKQVEETGKQQSLVDGEGHGTGRLVLVMKPMPTRVTADWMAQQWRDQKRLKKKLGSYPSMSLSQAREIFKRDYADMIQKGRSIKIAGDTRPGTVADLFEAYVAALKADGKPSWKEVEKGLNKIADTLGRNRAARDIEPDEIRDIIRPIYERGKRAMADHVRSYIRSAYSWGLKSEHDYRSTSARRFRLVYNPAAGIPTEPKNVGTRWLDEEEFLRLYRWLECPDAPVHPPYTRAVRILMLTGQRVDEIARLHVDQWDAAERIIDWSKTKNGKPHAIPVPKVAAELIESIKPNEYGWFFPSATDPLKPVSHGTLYSFMWRQRDREVIPVVTNRDLRRTWKTLAGKAGLSKEIRDRLQNHTLQDVSSKSYDRWNYMPEKRAAMTKWDKFVRDLLTKKKRKSALLEAA; from the coding sequence GTGCCAAGCCTTACAGATGGAGAAATTCGCCGCGCTCTGAAACAGGTTGAAGAGACCGGAAAGCAGCAAAGCCTTGTCGATGGTGAGGGCCACGGAACGGGCCGACTGGTCCTCGTGATGAAGCCGATGCCAACCCGCGTAACGGCGGACTGGATGGCCCAGCAGTGGCGTGACCAAAAGCGCCTTAAGAAAAAACTCGGCTCTTACCCTTCCATGAGCCTCAGCCAGGCGCGCGAGATTTTCAAGCGCGACTACGCCGACATGATCCAGAAGGGACGCAGCATCAAGATTGCGGGCGACACGCGGCCCGGCACCGTTGCGGATCTATTCGAAGCTTACGTCGCCGCACTCAAGGCAGATGGGAAGCCGTCCTGGAAGGAGGTCGAAAAGGGGCTGAACAAGATCGCCGATACGCTTGGGCGCAACCGTGCAGCCCGCGACATCGAGCCTGACGAAATTAGGGACATCATCCGCCCGATCTATGAACGCGGCAAACGCGCCATGGCCGATCATGTTCGCAGCTACATCCGATCGGCTTACAGCTGGGGTTTGAAGTCCGAGCACGACTACCGCAGCACGTCAGCCCGACGCTTCCGTCTCGTTTATAATCCTGCTGCCGGCATTCCGACCGAGCCAAAGAACGTCGGCACACGCTGGCTGGACGAGGAGGAATTCCTGCGCCTCTATCGCTGGCTCGAATGCCCGGATGCACCAGTCCACCCGCCCTACACCCGCGCAGTCAGAATTCTCATGCTGACCGGTCAGCGCGTCGATGAGATCGCCCGCTTGCATGTCGACCAATGGGATGCCGCAGAGCGCATCATCGACTGGTCAAAGACCAAGAATGGCAAACCACACGCCATCCCAGTGCCTAAGGTCGCCGCCGAGCTCATCGAGTCGATCAAACCGAACGAGTATGGCTGGTTCTTCCCCTCCGCGACCGATCCTTTAAAACCGGTTAGCCATGGCACGCTCTATTCGTTCATGTGGCGCCAGCGCGACCGCGAGGTGATCCCTGTGGTGACGAACCGCGACCTGCGTCGCACATGGAAGACGCTTGCCGGCAAGGCTGGCCTGTCGAAAGAGATCCGAGACCGATTGCAGAACCACACTCTGCAGGACGTCAGCTCTAAGAGCTACGATCGCTGGAATTACATGCCCGAAAAGCGCGCAGCCATGACCAAGTGGGACAAGTTCGTCCGCGATCTTCTGACGAAGAAGAAGCGCAAGAGCGCGCTGCTGGAAGCCGCATAA
- a CDS encoding restriction endonuclease, whose amino-acid sequence MSVQDTHRSGERRSVPNSDRYRNPDNDSRGPYLLADRTVHGVRPRLQYDWRGHLPPNGRHWRFTFERAQAEDANGRIVWPTNGGRPRLKRYISEQQEALRDQDEAPGAIVERALRSMLQALAQEIVCSPDYLVHVEWRDLERLLGEVLSGLGFNVLVTRPGRDGGFDLELRCVEAGQPVIYLVEIKHWKAPSRPGSDILEPFVEVVMPYGAKPWSSLIQLRIHRTSPFRTYRNRGNLFVANKIIALCQSYVRRTLGAWTPTDTLPRILFADTL is encoded by the coding sequence GTGAGCGTTCAAGACACACACCGGTCAGGCGAGCGCCGATCGGTCCCCAATTCAGACCGCTATCGCAATCCCGACAATGATTCTCGCGGACCATATTTGCTTGCCGATCGCACGGTTCATGGGGTGCGGCCACGCCTTCAATACGACTGGAGGGGACATCTTCCTCCGAACGGCCGGCACTGGCGATTCACTTTTGAACGGGCGCAAGCCGAAGACGCTAACGGCCGAATCGTGTGGCCGACCAACGGCGGCCGCCCCCGTTTGAAGCGCTATATTTCGGAACAACAGGAAGCGCTGCGCGACCAAGATGAAGCTCCGGGGGCAATCGTCGAACGTGCCTTGCGTTCCATGTTGCAAGCCTTAGCTCAGGAAATCGTTTGTAGCCCCGATTACCTGGTGCATGTCGAGTGGCGTGACCTCGAACGATTGCTGGGCGAGGTTCTTTCGGGATTGGGGTTCAACGTTCTGGTCACACGCCCGGGACGCGACGGCGGCTTCGATTTGGAACTGCGCTGCGTCGAGGCCGGCCAGCCTGTGATCTATCTCGTTGAGATCAAGCACTGGAAGGCGCCATCGAGACCGGGCTCCGACATTCTGGAGCCCTTCGTTGAGGTGGTCATGCCGTACGGCGCAAAGCCCTGGTCTTCTCTTATCCAGCTCCGGATACACCGTACCAGCCCTTTCCGGACGTACAGAAATCGCGGCAACTTGTTCGTCGCCAACAAAATTATCGCCCTCTGCCAGTCCTATGTCAGGCGTACGCTTGGAGCTTGGACGCCTACCGACACCCTCCCCCGTATTCTATTTGCGGATACCTTATAG
- a CDS encoding mechanosensitive ion channel domain-containing protein: MDMDLKDFMEFVQTTARSVGAEISSPWFYLQFGLILAAAGIAYAAEAGIRNRVDMTSLATGWPLPLRHFSRVMMSSASTAVFTLLVIISRVVMYHATWPSRSYLLMVAAKMGLAWLVIRLVTSVLRNAFIVKLVSITAWFVAALSIIGQLDTTIELLDSFAIVLGGLRLTPLLVIKAGALLLIALWATNIASNFAESRINSTTDLTPSVQVLLVKIIRIGLLAVAIVIALGAVGIDLSALAVFSGAVGVGIGIGLQKIVANFISGIILLADKSVKPGDLVTIGDNTGRISAMKTRYISVAAGDGREFLVPNEDLVTQKVVNWTYTDKNTLVKIAFGTNYDADPRLVTKLAAETAAAHPRATKGKAPNSILTEFAEAGMKFSLTFWIADPDGMDNVKSDVMLALWDAFKREGIRVPYPVREIRVRGGALPVETTVEVPN, translated from the coding sequence ATGGACATGGACCTCAAAGACTTCATGGAGTTCGTGCAGACGACCGCACGCAGTGTCGGGGCGGAGATTTCCTCACCCTGGTTCTACCTGCAATTTGGTCTCATTCTCGCGGCAGCCGGCATCGCCTATGCCGCGGAAGCCGGCATTCGCAATCGCGTCGACATGACATCGCTGGCGACGGGCTGGCCGCTGCCGCTCCGGCACTTCTCGCGGGTGATGATGTCGAGCGCCTCGACGGCGGTGTTCACCCTGCTCGTGATCATCTCCCGCGTGGTGATGTACCACGCGACCTGGCCGAGCCGCAGCTATCTCCTGATGGTCGCCGCCAAGATGGGGCTGGCCTGGCTCGTGATCCGGCTGGTGACCTCGGTGCTGCGCAACGCCTTCATCGTCAAGCTGGTGTCGATCACGGCCTGGTTCGTCGCGGCTCTGTCCATCATCGGCCAGCTCGACACGACCATCGAGCTGCTCGACTCCTTCGCGATCGTGCTCGGCGGCCTCAGGCTGACGCCGCTGCTGGTGATCAAGGCCGGCGCGCTGCTGCTGATCGCGCTGTGGGCCACCAACATCGCCAGCAATTTCGCCGAGAGCCGGATCAATTCGACCACCGACCTGACGCCGTCGGTGCAGGTGCTGCTGGTCAAGATCATCCGCATCGGGCTTCTTGCCGTCGCAATCGTCATTGCGCTCGGCGCCGTCGGGATCGATCTCTCCGCGCTCGCGGTATTCTCAGGCGCAGTCGGCGTCGGCATCGGTATCGGCCTGCAGAAGATCGTGGCCAATTTCATCTCGGGCATCATCCTGCTCGCCGACAAATCGGTGAAGCCGGGCGACCTCGTCACCATCGGCGACAACACGGGGCGGATCAGCGCGATGAAGACGCGCTATATTTCCGTTGCCGCCGGCGACGGGCGCGAATTCCTGGTGCCGAACGAGGACCTGGTGACGCAGAAGGTCGTCAACTGGACCTATACCGACAAGAACACGCTGGTGAAGATCGCCTTCGGCACCAATTACGACGCCGACCCGCGCCTGGTCACCAAGCTCGCCGCCGAGACCGCCGCCGCCCATCCGCGCGCCACCAAGGGCAAGGCGCCGAACAGCATTTTGACCGAGTTCGCGGAAGCCGGGATGAAGTTCTCGCTGACCTTCTGGATCGCGGACCCCGACGGCATGGACAACGTCAAGAGCGACGTGATGCTGGCGCTATGGGACGCCTTCAAGCGCGAGGGCATCCGGGTTCCCTACCCCGTCCGCGAAATCCGCGTCCGCGGCGGCGCCCTGCCGGTGGAAACCACCGTGGAAGTCCCGAATTAG
- the tcmP gene encoding three-Cys-motif partner protein TcmP, whose translation MVETPCEWADGAKLEEHSKRKHKILREYVFDYLSVRCRLPQQERFRLAIVDGFAGGGRYQCGTPGSPLIFIEELQRAVEAVNTHRSVQGLGAIEVECLLIFNDVAPMQAAISQMPEAALARRVFERVFRGRIPADQDAT comes from the coding sequence GTGGTAGAAACACCATGCGAATGGGCTGATGGTGCAAAGCTCGAAGAGCATTCCAAGCGCAAACACAAAATCCTGCGCGAATACGTCTTCGATTATCTTAGCGTCCGCTGCCGGCTGCCGCAGCAAGAACGATTTCGGCTTGCAATTGTGGACGGCTTTGCGGGCGGCGGACGATACCAGTGCGGCACACCTGGATCACCGCTGATATTCATTGAAGAATTGCAACGCGCTGTCGAGGCGGTAAACACACATCGGTCAGTACAAGGCCTTGGCGCGATCGAGGTCGAATGCCTTCTCATCTTCAACGATGTCGCGCCGATGCAAGCTGCCATCTCCCAGATGCCCGAAGCTGCACTTGCGCGTCGAGTATTTGAACGAGTTTTTCGAGGCCGCATACCCGCAGATCAAGACGCTACTTGA
- the radC gene encoding DNA repair protein RadC, whose amino-acid sequence MPAKPDHDKSKPEDAPHYHGHRERLRERFYSAGADALSDYELLEMALFPALPRRDTKPLAKALIKTFGSFAEVVHAPVARLREIDGVGEAAINQLKLIAAAAHRVAKGEVNSRNALSSWNEVIDYCRTSMAFSDKEQFRLLFLDKRNQLIADEVQQTGTVDHTPVYPREVIKRALELSATALILVHNHPTPLFLIPLDHAIAH is encoded by the coding sequence ATGCCCGCCAAGCCAGACCACGACAAGAGCAAGCCGGAGGATGCGCCGCACTATCACGGCCATCGCGAGCGGCTGCGCGAGCGCTTCTACAGCGCGGGCGCGGACGCGCTCAGCGACTACGAGCTGCTGGAGATGGCGCTGTTTCCGGCGCTGCCGCGGCGCGACACCAAACCGCTGGCGAAGGCGCTGATCAAGACCTTCGGCTCGTTCGCCGAGGTCGTGCATGCCCCGGTGGCGCGCCTGCGCGAGATCGACGGCGTCGGCGAAGCCGCCATCAACCAGCTCAAGCTGATCGCCGCGGCGGCGCACCGCGTCGCCAAGGGCGAGGTCAACAGCCGCAACGCGCTGTCGTCCTGGAACGAGGTGATCGACTATTGCCGCACCAGCATGGCGTTTTCAGACAAGGAGCAATTCCGTCTCCTCTTCCTCGACAAGCGCAACCAGCTGATCGCCGACGAGGTGCAGCAGACCGGCACCGTCGACCACACTCCGGTCTATCCACGCGAGGTGATCAAGCGCGCGCTGGAATTGTCGGCGACCGCGCTGATCCTGGTGCACAACCATCCCACTCCGCTCTTTTTGATCCCGCTCGATCACGCTATAGCACATTGA